In Cryptococcus gattii WM276 chromosome B, complete sequence, the DNA window TATTGGGTCGAATGAGAACGACTTTAGACAGTTTGTAAAGGTACTGGAGGTGACTCATCAGAAGTGGGAGCAAGAATGGAAGAATTTCTGTGATGTAAGTTGATGTTTTGTCGTTGATAATGAGGCTGATGGGAAGCTAGCATGTACAAGACCTCGAAGAAGACAGAATGGCGATCACAAAAGACCTTATGTGGGTCTACGCCAATGCTGTGTCGCAGGTGTGCGTCGAAGACGATAGTGTGAGTTTGATGTCGCTATTGCGGATTTCGCTTACGGCAATTTAGTCATGTGAACGAATTAGAGAAAAGCTTGAGCAGTTTGAGCCAGTCAACGACATCGTCAACTTTGCCAAAGGATGGGGTACTGGTGATATGATTCCTGGTATGTTCTACCAATATCCCCGAAGAAATTTTCTGACAATTTCTTAGATCCCCCTCGTTTCATCAATTATTCTGCCGGGGAGTCATATCCTACCCAAGCCACATTCCATGTCGCGCAGTTTATGCGGATCTCGGCCAAGCCTCCAATGCCAGTTACCCCTCAAGAACCGACTACGGAGATGCAGCAAGAGCAAAGTCCAGTACCGGAACCGGAGCCGGAGCCGCAACCTAAGACTGAGTCGCAGCTTGAAATCGCAAGGGAGCCAGAACAGCCATCAGCCCCAGTCACGTCGGGTGTCAATGGTATCTCGGATGGCTTGACTAGGACTACACTAAAGGACGAGCCAGTCACTGCTTCAATCGCGCCTGAACCAGAAGCTCCCAAAGTTCCGTTCGGTGGAGTTGCCCTTCCAGGAATGTTAGACACCTCTGCCCCTCAAGGCAACTCTTCAAAGCACAACCCTATGCCTCCGCCCCCCGTCCCAGCGACTCTGACTATGCCAGAGCCGCGTGTCCCCTCGCGTCAAGGGCCTCCTTCACCTAGGAAGAATATCAATGACGAAGAAGACCCTATGGCAAAGGCATTGGCTGACTTGCGTCGGGACCCTCCACCTCCTGGGAGTGTCAGGCGCAACGCATCTCACAGGCGAGCAGAGAGCGTGGTATCGGCGGCTGGATCTATGAGAAGCAGCATGTATGGCCATGGAATTAAGTCTCCAGCTTCTCCTGCGCCTAACCGCACGTCGTTCCAGCAGAGTACTCCCCCCCAGCCAAGATCACCACCTATTGATTCGactctctctcctcctcctggAGGCCATACCGCCGCCGCGCTCGCTAAGTCCATGGACGAGTTCCGACATCAGTCATCTCGCGGACCTGAGAGCAAACGTCAGAGTGTGAATTACTCCAACTTTGCAGACGATGTTGTGGGGTCTCAACCTACCTCTCGACCTACTACGCCTTCTTTCCGTCCTGCCTCTCCTCGAGCACCTTCACCTGCGATGATGCAAGCTCCCAAACAGCCGGCAACCCATATTGCAGATGAAGTTCTTTCCCAATACCATCAAGCCTTCCCTGGTGAACGTGAAACGAGATCAAGGTCTCGTGCTGGCTCCATCATGTCCAATGCTTCTAGAAACTCATATACTGAGCAGCAACAGCACCAACAAGCACCTTCGTCCCCTGGTGTTCTGCCTAGGCAAGGGTTTGTTGGCATAGGAGCTGGCAATGCTGCACGGAGCCCGAGCCCGCAACCGCCTGCCTTCCGTTCACCCGATCCTAGCCCGGTCATGACTTCTAATACATTGGGGCCTCAAAACCTAGGTATCTCTTTGGATGCCAAGGGTGGAGTGGCGCAGGACACTATGGCGGAGCAGTACAGAAGGCAATATCAGCAGCAACAGGCTCAAACTCAAGCTCAGCAATCCACTGCACAGCCGACACAAGCACCAGCTCCTCAGATGGGCAGCTATCCTGGACAAAGAACTTCACAGTATGGCGTTTCTGCATCTGGTCCTTCTCCTACTCCTGCTGCTGCACATGCCAGCTACGGATTAGCATACGGACAGCCTCCGCGATCGCCAGCAGCTACTTCTTCTGCTATGGGTCCGCCTGCAATCTCAGGCAATAGACCAACGTCGGGCTTCGggcagcaacaacaaccttcttctcagCAGGCTTATACTCTTCAACCGCAATCCCAGGCTCCACAGACTTATAAACAAACCCCCCAGCCTGCATACAATCAATACGCTTCTCCTGCTCCGCAACAACCTTCGCCATACCAACAGCAAAACCAGGCGCCCCAACCCAACTACTCTCAGCGCCCTCCTTCTGTATACGGACAAAATAATGCCTATGGTGGACGCGGCCCATCTCCTCAGCCTCAGCAATCCCCTATGCAACCATCTCAGCAATCATATCAGTATGGCCGTTCAGTGAGCCCTTCCCCGGCAGCGGGGCAAGGATATGAATACCAAACTAGCTCGCAACAACCACAAGGATATATACAACAGCAGCCGCCACACCAACAGCAGAGGACGCCTAGTCCGCAGCCGAACCACCCTCCACCTAATATGGTCCCAACAGGACAGTGGTCGACTTCCGGATTGCCTGTTATGTTCTGTGAGTATTGCTGATCTGATCATGAGTTGCACTGATGAATGATGTAGATGTCAAAGCACTTTATGACTATAGTGCGCAGACTGCTGCCGAGTTTGATTTCCAAGCAGGTGATATCATTGCCGTCACTAGTACCCCAGAGGATGGATGGTGGTCTGGAGAGTTGCTGGATGAAGCGAGAAGGACTCCAGGAAGGACCGATTTCCCCAGCAATTTGTGAGTTGTCTAGTCACTTTACAATGGCTGGCTTGCTAATGAGTATGTAGCGTGACGTTGTTCTAACATTTAATGTTGATTCCTTGATGAAATCATGAATGAATATATATAGCTGGACCTGTTTATGGTGTGTGGCTGGTTAACATCGTTTTTGCGGCCGTTATTTTGGTACGATAGGAGATTTTACAAGTCCTCTATTCTTTTGATACCCAAACGAATAATGCATACATGAGTCCACAATTGAGTACCGGTTCTACAGAGATATACGGATGAGAGATTACTTTCTGAACTTGTGGGGCTTTCGAGCgttcttctcttttctctGTGGTACAATGACCAATTAGCAAAGCTTGCGACATCACACGTCACAGTACAACGAACCTTTTGGACGATCTCTCTCTGTTTCCTGATATCCATGGCAGACTTGAGTCCAGATGACTGCTTGATTCCCTTCTTGCCAGGTTTCCGAGGAGTTTTTTGCTTGAAATCGTCCTTGCCCTTACCCTTGACATTTCCTTGATTCTTCCCACCCTTTCCACCTgcatcctcttccccaTCTTTATCTTCTGCTTTCCTTTTTTGCCCTGGTGGTCCATGCCTTCCCCTCCTACCACCTCCTAAGGCCTCTACCGGCCCATCGGACATATGCTTCCTCTTCGACTTCCATTCCTGATACTTGCCACTACTATAACTAGCAGGTAACAATGCACCACTTTCACTCCTAATCATCTTTTCTCCATCAGCACTACCATTCTTCTTGATGAACTTGTGTTTCTTCCTGTCCCAGCTGAGTTGACTGGCCTTTTGGGCTTTCGGTCCTGTACCTTCATCGGCGGTCATATCAGTGATCGCGCCAGAGAGAGACTCAACGCCAGATTTGAGAGAGTAACCCTTTTCAGCCTCAGCTCCGCGTTGCGTATGGTCGAGATAGAAGGAAGGGTCTTTGAAGTTTTTGGTAGGGAGCTGAGGGGCGGGAAGCTCTTTGACAGGGGCTTTCTCCATACCGCTCGCGGTACTCTTCTCGGTTTCAGCCTTTGAAACTCGTTTCTGCCTCTCGTCCACTgtctttctcctcttcttcatgaTAACGGCGCTCTCACTCTCGCGTTTCCCGACTTCGAATACAGTCTCAGACGGCGTGAACGCTGCCACTTTAGCTAGCAATCTAGCTTTTTCTTCATTCacctcatcctccatcGCATCTTCAAACATGTCGTCAATTCGGGGGGGATTGTTACTGAGAGCGGAGGCGAGAGCTTTCGCCTGACGATAAGACGTGGGGTTGGCTTTAGTACGGGAACGTTCAAACATGCCTTGACCTTTGCGCATGACGTTGCGCAAAGAAGTGAGGTGGGGCGCAGTTTCGTCAAGGTTGTGGAAAACGTACTCGATATTCTCGCTGAGCTGCTCAATAGGAAGGGAACGCAGGGCTTCTACGGGCTCGCCCATTCGCTCCGTGCCTAGGAAAGTGTGGAGGTCACAGAGGTAAGGGAAATCTTCCTTGACAATGAGGGAGTAGGCAGTACCTTTTCGACCGGCTCGTGCCGTACGACCGACACGGTGAACAAAGATACGAGGGCCAGCAGGGAAATCATAGTTGATGACGTGGTCCATGACGGGGATATCAAGACCACGGGCAGCTACGTCTGTGACGACAAGAATATCGGTTTGATGATTACGGAAACCGGCAAGTTGCTGCTGACGCGCAACTTGGTCGAGGGAACTGTAAATGAGAGAGGTGCGGTACCCGGTCGTGCTTAAAAGCTCGGCGACATAGTCGACGTGGTGCTTAGTCGCTACAAAGACAATAGCCTGAGAGGCAGAGGAGGGGTCAGCAGGTTGAGGTTGATTGGGTTTGCCAATAATTTCTCTTAAAAGAACAAGTAAGGAGGCCTCCTTTTCCCCAGGTTTGACAGAGAGGAATTTGAGGGAAAGATCGGGCGAAATCTTCTGTTCGGCATCAAGGCGGACAAGGAGAGGATTCACGAGACCGGCCTTGGCGAATTCGGCCACGGATGAGGGGAGAGTAGCAGAGAACAACAAGTTTTGACGGGTCGAGGGGAGGCGATGAAGGATTTCTCTGAGCTGGACATCGAAACCCATTTCGAAAAGTCGATCAGCTTCATCGTAAATGACCGTTTGAAGATGTCGAAGGTCCATGTGCATTTCAACAATAAGATGGAGGAATCGACCAGGTGTAGCAATTACACTGTTTGCATTAGCAAGCTTTTTGTAGGGAAGGACATGAAATTACTCACATATCAGGATTGGAAGACATCTTTTCAAACTGGGCGTCCATTCCTTCACCGCCAATAATGACAGCCCATCTCAATCCCTCTTTTCCCTTgccttcctcatcttcctcgccttcatccttgttctttccctttccatTGCTCTTATTCATTCCTCTGGCAAGGTCCTTCCCAACAGAATAGATTTGCACCGCCAACTCTCGACTCGGACAGAGAATCAAAGCTCTAGGACCCTGTCCATGGTGTGTCGATCCAGTtctttgaagaagagggataAGGTACGCCAAAGTTTTACCGGAACCGGTCCTGGCCATACCAAGGATATCCCTCGGTGGGGTAGAGAGAGAAGGGGGGATAGCTGCTCTTTGGATAGGTGTTGGGGACTTGAACTTGCGCATCAACAAGGAGCGGATGAGGTCGGGTCCGACATCTGTGCAGATATGAGCTTGAGCAGGAGAATGTACGGATGTACGTACTGAGAGCGCGCCATTGACCACCTGGGCCTGATGTCTTCTCCTTTACCTCCCCATCTGCTGTTGTCTCAAGTGCCCATGAAGGAGTTATTGCTGCCATTGTGCTCGCTGGGATTTGGATAGAGAAGATTAGTGGTGGTGAATTCGTCAAAACAAATCTTCAAAAAAACCAACCTCCACCTTAATTTTTTTTATAATTAATTTTCTCCGCCACCCATTATTCATCAGACATTTGGATCGGCATAACATCTTATTCTTCATCTATATCATTTATACAAAAATTTCCCAGCATGTTCACCTGTATCTCATGCCGTGTGGCATTCGAGTCTGCCGACGAGCAGCGTGCCCACTTCTTGACAGATTGGCACCGCTATAACATGAAGCGTAGGGTTGCAAACCTTCCTCCAGTAGCTGCCGCTTCTTTCAACGAAAAAGTCttggaaagaagggaaCAAAATGCTGTCAGGACAGACCCTAGAAGTTTGGCATGTGCCGCTTGCAAGTGAGTCTACCCtcaaaaaggaaaaaaaagttgGCAGGAGAGGACGAAATACTGACATGCGATATTAGCAAGCAATTCTCATCTGAAAACGCATTCAGGACTCACGTTCAGTCCAAAAAGCACCGAGACAGAGAAGCCACTGCCGCTTCTGCGGAAAGATTAGGCAAGAAGCCTGCTACTGCTCCTGCCAAGAccgaggacgaggaggatgatgaatCCGAGGACGAGGCAAGCGACATGGATGTTGACGGCGAGGACGATGAAGAGGGTGACTTTGAGCAAAAGATGGCCAATCTCCGACGACGTATAAAACCGGCAGACTGTCTTTTCTGTACCCGCCGTTCCGAAACTGTCGACGAAAACGTCGGTCACATGGCGAGTATCCACAGTTTCTTCATTCCCGACAAAGAAATCCTAATTGACCTCTCTGGCCTCCTTTCATACCTCGGCGAAAAGGTAGCTATCGGTAATCTTTGTCTCTTCTGCCCTAACGGCGGCAAGGAATTCGGCAGTTTGGAAGCTGTACGAAAACACATGATTGACAAGAACCACTGCAAGCTTGCGTACGAGACGGGCGAAGACCGTGCAGAGTTGGCCGACTTCTACGATTTCCAAGGTGACAGTGATGACGAGGACtgggaggatgaggatggagaagagatcGGATCAGATGAAGAGGTTATGGACGTCTCAGACAGACCTCAAAGACCTAAAAAGGCCAGTGTCGCATTGGCCGCTGACGGTCTTTCCCTCGTCCTTCCTTCAGGCCGTACACTCGGGCATCGTTCCCTTAAAGTCTACTATGACCAGCGGTACCGCCCTTCGGACGACTCTGACGTCAATCAGTCTGCCCTCAAAGTTGCTCTTGTAAGAAAGAAGCTTGCAGACCCTTCTCTTGCGCTTGTACCCGTTGCCGGTGGCCACGGCGCGTTTGGTAGGGGCCAGCAGTTGATGAAGGCGAGAAATGCGGGTGAGGCCAAGTGGGCAAAGAAACAAGGAAGGAATTTCCAGGACCAAACGAAGAGAGAACAGTTCAAGACCAAAATCGGTTACATTCACAACAGCCAAAAACGTGAGTTTGCCGTTTTTAAATGCGAAGTTAAATGCTAATGTTTTTATTCTTCTTTTGTAGACTTCCGAGACCCTCTTTGTAAGTTGTCTTTTACCCCTAAGACTTTATCAGATACTGATCCTCTATTCAGTGCAATAATTCTCTCTTCATATTCATTTCAAATATGTATACCCAGTCAGAATTTTTCAACGATGGGCAACTTAATAACACGGACGAATTTTGGCAGGGCACTATGTAGACTATGCATGTACAAGCTTTTATTAGATTTGTAACCACTGTCGTCTTTATATACATGTCCTATGAATAGGGGTGTCTaagagaaagggaaggTCAAGCAAACGACATTTGTCACATACGTACTAAGCCGGCAGGAGTGATAAGGAAAAAAGCGGACGGGCGACTTGTTGAAAATGAGAAGACCGAAGAACCGAAGAACCGAAATCACCATACCTCGCAATCCGCACCTTTTATTGCTAACATTCCTAGAAAAATTCACTTGGTGCATATCTGAcattctcttcttccctaCTACCAGTAAATCAACCAGTTATTACCCACATTTCTCGAAGTAATGTCCACCAGCCAAAGAATTGCCAACAAAGTCGAGGGTATCGCACCTCCCCTTCCGGTTTTCTGTATGTCTCACCCTTTTCTCCGTTTTTTTCCTCGTCATCTCGTCTTCATCCCCTCCCGCTGCAGTCCGGCACTGACAATCAAACTGTCAAACTCTCCTCTCCTGAATAAATCCAAATATGTAGCACCCGCAATCATCTCCAACGGATTTGTCTACACCTCCGGGCAAATCGGTGCCGGCCCTGATGGCGAGCTAGTCAAGGGGCCTATCACTAACCGCGTTGTACGTATCGCCTCTTTTTACCACTGAGTTCTCAGCTAGCAACTCATCCCAATCGTTCTTTGATTCGCAGAGGAGATAGGATGGGGATATACTGGCATATCTTGTAGACTGACTGCTGTATATTGGTGTAGAACCAAATTATGGACAACCTCGATGCTGTCCTCAAAGCACACGGAACAAGTTTGAAACATACCGTCAAATTCACTATCTTTGTGCGTCCATTCCGTTCCTGTTTCTCTTTTTTGACTGACCATATTTCCAATGTGCTCAAAACAATAGATCACATCATACGATACGTTCGCCGAGCTTAACGAAGCCTATTCCAAACGTATCCCGAGCCCTGCCCCTGCTCGAAGCTGTATTGGTGTCGCATCTTTACCAAAAGGTACGGATGTTGAGATTGAATGTGTCGCCATCTTGCCCATAAAGGCAAAGCTCTAAAACCATCGAGACTTATAGTATTCACAAAGGTTGTATAGAAAATTTGCTGGATTATGCATTACCCAGCTCAAACTGTAAAGACCCAATTGAAACATGTCCTGGAATACCAAGTTCCTACCACTTTATCGCCGATTCTGTTTTCTACAGCCCAAGCGCGTCGCCAAGATACTGCGTTATCCCGCTAACATTCTCCAACATGACCTTCATGATCCTCTCCTCCACATTCTCAAACGATCTCTTCgctctctccctctcttcctcgctCATATCCAGTTCTTGACCTTGCTGCATATTCGCctgctcctcttcttcttctttcaacACTGAATCCGGGATGGGCAATCCATATCTCTCTTCCAGGAGGTGTCTCTTCCTCGCCTGGGCTTCATCTGCCGCTTCTTGCGTTTGGGCATGAGACGAATCCGGCAAGGCGAGTGAGATTTCGGCACGTAGGGTACGGGCAAGATTACGAATAAGTAACGCCGCGAGGAAGGCTGCGCCGATGGGTTGTCGACGAGCGTCGACAGGAGTAAATGCTCCTTGAATGGCTAGACGAACGTTGGATAAAGGCGGGACAGTACGGTTGGTTATCTTGCGCTGCAAGACGGAGCTACTATGGTCTGCAATATGGCAAGAAATGGCGTCAGGgatggaaatggaggaTGGAGGTTGGCCGAGGGGGATGTGAGTGAGGAGATGAGAGTATGTGCAGAGGCTGTGATCGCATGAGCCCCATTGGCATCGGGGTGCGGAAAAGGGTTGGAGATGGTAGTTGCGGATGTGTTCAAGTAACTGGACGGGGTTGGTGGCCGAGTGTCGTTGGGGACATGCGTGCCAGTAACATGTAAACCTTTCATCGTCGTCTGTGTTGTATTCATATTAGCGATTCGAGTGTTTATTCAAAAGAAAGCTTCCAAGTCTGCACGTACCTGACCGCTTCCTGAACCCGACACCAGCGATCACAAACTTTTGCGCACCAGTCGCATCGGTCCATACTTTTGCACTCGCCCCCGGGAACGCTGCAGTGACATTCTTGATCACATCGGAAGCGCTCAACATTGGTTCCACGCAAGCTGGATTAGTGAAGAAATCTCGGTAGGCATGCCAGAACGTCACTTGGAGAACTTGCGCTGTGGATGAGTAGACGAATGACTGGTGCATCCTGCGTACAAAATCAACTTTTTGGACATCTTCAAGTGGTGTACAATAATTTCTGGCTCACCATTCGATAGACCTTTC includes these proteins:
- a CDS encoding Mtochondrial genome maintenance-related protein, putative (Similar to TIGR gene model, INSD accession AAW41762.1), producing MSTSQRIANKVEGIAPPLPVFSPAIISNGFVYTSGQIGAGPDGELVKGPITNRVNQIMDNLDAVLKAHGTSLKHTVKFTIFITSYDTFAELNEAYSKRIPSPAPARSCIGVASLPKGTDVEIECVAILPIKAKL
- a CDS encoding uncharacterized protein (Similar to TIGR gene model, INSD accession AAW41765.1), with the protein product MAQSIEPLRSQSSTSLYKLYNGPNGGHNGNQIAEEELQDPKLNYCNAFWGPGDKGFDVIMARLRGAGRTVEELRTFWKERAAIEDEYAKKLNKLSRSSLGKDEIGDLADSLQHLLSETAQQASYHSSLSNEIRQTVENPSAELGMRMSNLKKGLQAAVEKAHKNKGLQEGHVQKARDRYEQDCLKLNSYTAQSSLIQGKELEKLHTKLDRVRQTIGSNENDFRQFVKVLEVTHQKWEQEWKNFCDHVQDLEEDRMAITKDLMWVYANAVSQVCVEDDSSCERIREKLEQFEPVNDIVNFAKGWGTGDMIPDPPRFINYSAGESYPTQATFHVAQFMRISAKPPMPVTPQEPTTEMQQEQSPVPEPEPEPQPKTESQLEIAREPEQPSAPVTSGVNGISDGLTRTTLKDEPVTASIAPEPEAPKVPFGGVALPGMLDTSAPQGNSSKHNPMPPPPVPATLTMPEPRVPSRQGPPSPRKNINDEEDPMAKALADLRRDPPPPGSVRRNASHRRAESVVSAAGSMRSSMYGHGIKSPASPAPNRTSFQQSTPPQPRSPPIDSTLSPPPGGHTAAALAKSMDEFRHQSSRGPESKRQSVNYSNFADDVVGSQPTSRPTTPSFRPASPRAPSPAMMQAPKQPATHIADEVLSQYHQAFPGERETRSRSRAGSIMSNASRNSYTEQQQHQQAPSSPGVLPRQGFVGIGAGNAARSPSPQPPAFRSPDPSPVMTSNTLGPQNLGISLDAKGGVAQDTMAEQYRRQYQQQQAQTQAQQSTAQPTQAPAPQMGSYPGQRTSQYGVSASGPSPTPAAAHASYGLAYGQPPRSPAATSSAMGPPAISGNRPTSGFGQQQQPSSQQAYTLQPQSQAPQTYKQTPQPAYNQYASPAPQQPSPYQQQNQAPQPNYSQRPPSVYGQNNAYGGRGPSPQPQQSPMQPSQQSYQYGRSVSPSPAAGQGYEYQTSSQQPQGYIQQQPPHQQQRTPSPQPNHPPPNMVPTGQWSTSGLPVMFYVKALYDYSAQTAAEFDFQAGDIIAVTSTPEDGWWSGELLDEARRTPGRTDFPSNFVTLF
- a CDS encoding Mitotic signaling network protein involved in bud growth, putative; Rei1p (Similar to TIGR gene model, INSD accession AAW41763.1); the protein is MFTCISCRVAFESADEQRAHFLTDWHRYNMKRRVANLPPVAAASFNEKVLERREQNAVRTDPRSLACAACNKQFSSENAFRTHVQSKKHRDREATAASAERLGKKPATAPAKTEDEEDDESEDEASDMDVDGEDDEEGDFEQKMANLRRRIKPADCLFCTRRSETVDENVGHMASIHSFFIPDKEILIDLSGLLSYLGEKVAIGNLCLFCPNGGKEFGSLEAVRKHMIDKNHCKLAYETGEDRAELADFYDFQGDSDDEDWEDEDGEEIGSDEEVMDVSDRPQRPKKASVALAADGLSLVLPSGRTLGHRSLKVYYDQRYRPSDDSDVNQSALKVALVRKKLADPSLALVPVAGGHGAFGRGQQLMKARNAGEAKWAKKQGRNFQDQTKREQFKTKIGYIHNSQKHFRDPLLQ
- a CDS encoding DEAD box RNA helicase, putative (Similar to TIGR gene model, INSD accession AAW41764.1) — protein: MAAITPSWALETTADGEVKEKTSGPGGQWRALNVGPDLIRSLLMRKFKSPTPIQRAAIPPSLSTPPRDILGMARTGSGKTLAYLIPLLQRTGSTHHGQGPRALILCPSRELAVQIYSVGKDLARGMNKSNGKGKNKDEGEEDEEGKGKEGLRWAVIIGGEGMDAQFEKMSSNPDIVIATPGRFLHLIVEMHMDLRHLQTVIYDEADRLFEMGFDVQLREILHRLPSTRQNLLFSATLPSSVAEFAKAGLVNPLLVRLDAEQKISPDLSLKFLSVKPGEKEASLLVLLREIIGKPNQPQPADPSSASQAIVFVATKHHVDYVAELLSTTGYRTSLIYSSLDQVARQQQLAGFRNHQTDILVVTDVAARGLDIPVMDHVINYDFPAGPRIFVHRVGRTARAGRKGTAYSLIVKEDFPYLCDLHTFLGTERMGEPVEALRSLPIEQLSENIEYVFHNLDETAPHLTSLRNVMRKGQGMFERSRTKANPTSYRQAKALASALSNNPPRIDDMFEDAMEDEVNEEKARLLAKVAAFTPSETVFEVGKRESESAVIMKKRRKTVDERQKRVSKAETEKSTASGMEKAPVKELPAPQLPTKNFKDPSFYLDHTQRGAEAEKGYSLKSGVESLSGAITDMTADEGTGPKAQKASQLSWDRKKHKFIKKNGSADGEKMIRSESGALLPASYSSGKYQEWKSKRKHMSDGPVEALGGGRRGRHGPPGQKRKAEDKDGEEDAGGKGGKNQGNVKGKGKDDFKQKTPRKPGKKGIKQSSGLKSAMDIRKQREIVQKRKEKNARKPHKFRK